The Streptomyces sp. SS1-1 genome has a segment encoding these proteins:
- the deoC gene encoding deoxyribose-phosphate aldolase, protein MPTNAPAAAHALKDVAASDSTLRRFLHGLPGVDAVGLEARAASLGTRSIKTTAKAYAIDLAISMVDLTTLEGADTPGKVRALGAKAVRPDPTDRTTPSTAAVCVYPDMVATAKEAVAGSSVKVASVATAFPAGRAALSVKLADVRDAVAAGADEIDMVIDRGAFLAGNYMKVYDEITAVKEACGTTARLKVIFETGELSTYDNIRRASWLGMLAGADFIKTSTGKVAVNATPANTLLMLEAVRDFRAQTGIQVGVKPAGGIRTSKDAVKFLVLVNETAGEDWLDNHWFRFGASSLLNDLLMQRQKLATGRYSGPDYVTVD, encoded by the coding sequence ATGCCCACCAATGCACCTGCCGCAGCTCACGCACTCAAGGACGTCGCCGCGTCCGACAGCACGCTGCGCCGCTTCCTCCACGGGCTGCCCGGCGTAGACGCGGTCGGCCTGGAGGCGCGGGCCGCGTCCCTCGGCACCCGTTCCATCAAGACGACCGCCAAGGCGTACGCCATCGACCTCGCGATCTCGATGGTCGACCTGACGACGCTGGAAGGCGCGGACACCCCGGGCAAGGTCCGGGCGCTCGGCGCCAAGGCGGTCCGCCCCGACCCGACCGACCGTACGACCCCGTCGACGGCGGCCGTCTGCGTCTACCCCGACATGGTGGCCACCGCGAAGGAGGCCGTCGCCGGCTCCTCCGTGAAGGTCGCCTCGGTCGCCACCGCCTTCCCCGCGGGCCGCGCCGCGCTGTCCGTGAAGCTCGCGGACGTGCGGGACGCCGTGGCGGCCGGCGCCGACGAGATCGACATGGTCATCGACCGCGGCGCGTTCCTCGCCGGCAACTACATGAAGGTGTACGACGAGATCACCGCCGTGAAGGAGGCCTGCGGGACCACCGCCCGCCTCAAGGTCATCTTCGAGACCGGCGAGCTCTCGACGTACGACAACATCCGGCGCGCGAGCTGGCTCGGCATGCTGGCCGGCGCGGACTTCATCAAGACGTCCACCGGCAAGGTCGCCGTCAACGCCACCCCCGCCAACACGCTTCTCATGCTGGAGGCGGTGCGCGACTTCCGCGCGCAGACCGGCATCCAGGTCGGCGTGAAGCCGGCCGGCGGGATCCGCACCTCCAAGGACGCCGTCAAGTTCCTCGTGCTGGTCAACGAGACCGCCGGCGAGGACTGGCTGGACAACCACTGGTTCCGCTTCGGCGCCTCCTCGCTTCTGAACGACCTGCTGATGCAGCGGCAGAAGCTGGCCACCGGCCGCTACTCCGGCCCCGACTACGTGACGGTGGACTGA
- a CDS encoding DUF6281 family protein, which yields MRRAVPLVTVAVLTAAGCSDGGDGSGDASCSGRVVYDGRDYLPTDESGFTVGKRLGTATIPACGDVPVDPATLPEATAGVYAIEGTDPTEAVAVGDDPAEARRMTAR from the coding sequence ATGAGGCGCGCGGTTCCGCTGGTGACGGTGGCGGTCCTGACGGCGGCCGGGTGCTCGGACGGGGGCGACGGGTCCGGCGACGCGTCCTGCTCGGGCCGGGTGGTCTACGACGGCCGTGACTACCTGCCCACGGACGAGTCCGGCTTCACCGTCGGGAAGCGGCTCGGCACCGCCACCATCCCGGCGTGCGGGGACGTCCCGGTCGACCCGGCGACGCTGCCGGAGGCCACGGCCGGCGTCTACGCGATCGAGGGGACCGACCCCACCGAGGCCGTGGCCGTCGGGGACGACCCCGCCGAGGCGAGGCGCATGACCGCCCGCTGA
- a CDS encoding gamma-glutamylcyclotransferase, which yields MSLYAAYAGNLDARLMTRRAPHSPLRATGWLNGWRLTFGGEQLGWEGALATLVEDPLESVFVALYDIAPMDEDSMDRWEGVGLGIYRRLRVRVHTLEGEEQAWTYVLNAYEGGLPSARYLGEIADAAESAGAPHDYVMELRKRPC from the coding sequence ATGTCGCTCTACGCCGCGTACGCCGGCAATCTCGACGCGCGGCTGATGACCCGCCGCGCCCCCCACTCGCCGCTGCGCGCCACCGGCTGGCTCAACGGGTGGCGGCTGACGTTCGGCGGCGAACAGCTCGGCTGGGAGGGCGCGCTGGCCACGCTCGTCGAGGACCCCCTGGAATCGGTCTTCGTCGCGCTCTACGACATCGCGCCGATGGACGAGGACTCCATGGACCGCTGGGAGGGCGTGGGCCTGGGCATTTACCGCCGCCTCCGCGTGCGCGTGCACACCCTGGAGGGCGAGGAACAGGCCTGGACGTACGTCCTGAACGCCTACGAGGGCGGCCTCCCCTCGGCCCGCTACCTGGGCGAGATCGCCGACGCGGCCGAATCGGCGGGAGCCCCCCACGACTACGTGATGGAACTGCGCAAGCGCCCCTGCTGA
- a CDS encoding uridine kinase, producing the protein MSSPAPIPTRVVLLCGPSGSGKSLLAALSGLPVLRLDDFYKEAGDPTLPLVPGSSDIDWDHPESWDADAAVAAIADLCRTRRTDIPVYDISLSARTGHESVDIGQTPLFIAEGIFAAEIVSRCRELGLLADALCLSRGPVKTFRRRFLRDLREGRKSVPFLLRRGWRLMRLERSIVARQTALGAHACDRDEALTRLTAAATATPAPTA; encoded by the coding sequence GTGAGTTCCCCTGCGCCCATACCGACGCGAGTCGTGCTGCTCTGCGGCCCCTCCGGCTCCGGCAAGTCCCTCCTCGCGGCCCTCTCCGGTCTTCCGGTGCTGCGGCTCGACGACTTCTACAAGGAGGCCGGCGACCCGACCCTGCCGCTGGTCCCCGGGAGCTCCGACATCGACTGGGACCACCCCGAGTCCTGGGACGCCGACGCGGCCGTCGCCGCGATCGCCGACCTGTGCCGCACGCGCCGCACGGACATACCGGTCTACGACATCTCGCTGAGCGCCCGCACCGGGCACGAGAGCGTCGACATCGGGCAGACCCCGCTGTTCATCGCGGAGGGCATCTTCGCCGCCGAGATCGTGTCCCGCTGCCGGGAGCTCGGCCTGCTGGCGGACGCCCTGTGCCTGAGCCGCGGCCCGGTGAAGACGTTCCGCCGCCGCTTCCTGCGCGATCTGCGGGAGGGCCGCAAGTCGGTGCCGTTCCTGCTGCGCCGCGGCTGGCGCCTGATGCGCCTGGAACGCTCGATCGTCGCCCGCCAGACGGCCCTGGGCGCCCACGCCTGCGACCGCGACGAGGCCCTGACCCGCCTCACGGCGGCCGCCACGGCGACTCCGGCCCCGACGGCCTGA
- a CDS encoding phospho-sugar mutase: MQDDDLIARAQAWLAEDPDPETRAELAALLDAGNTDELAARFAGTLQFGTAGLRGELGAGPLRMNRSVVIRAAAGLAAYLREQGHTDGLVVIGYDARHKSADFARDTAAVMTGAGLRAAVLPRPLPTPVLAYAIRHLGAVAGVEVTASHNPPRDNGYKVYLGDGSQIVPPADAEIAAEIAAIASLHDVPRPESGWETLDDGVLDAYLARTDAVLAADSPRTARTVYTAMHGVGKDVLLAAFARAGFPAPALVAEQAEPDPDFPTVAFPNPEEPGAMDLAFAKAREEDPDLVIANDPDADRCAVAVKDDGTWRMLRGDEVGALLAAHLVARGARGTFAESIVSSSLLGRIAEKAKLPYEETLTGFKWIARVDGLRYGYEEALGYCVDPDGVRDKDGITAALLITELASVLKSEGRTLTDLLDDLAVEHGLHATDQLSVRVEDLSVIADAMRRLRERQPTELAGLPVTNAEDLTKGTDKLPPTDGLRYTLEGARVIVRPSGTEPKLKCYLEVVVPVKDHESLPAARAKATALLTALKNDLSTAAGL, from the coding sequence GTGCAAGACGACGACCTCATCGCCCGCGCCCAGGCATGGCTCGCCGAGGACCCCGACCCGGAGACCCGCGCCGAGCTGGCCGCGCTCCTGGACGCCGGGAACACCGACGAGCTCGCCGCCCGCTTCGCCGGCACCCTCCAGTTCGGCACCGCGGGCCTGCGCGGCGAACTCGGCGCCGGCCCGCTCCGCATGAACCGCTCGGTCGTCATCCGCGCGGCCGCCGGCCTCGCCGCGTACCTGCGCGAGCAGGGCCACACCGACGGCCTGGTCGTGATCGGCTACGACGCCCGCCACAAGTCCGCGGACTTCGCCCGGGACACGGCCGCCGTCATGACCGGCGCCGGCCTCCGCGCCGCCGTCCTGCCCCGCCCCCTCCCCACCCCGGTCCTCGCGTACGCGATAAGGCACCTCGGCGCGGTGGCCGGCGTAGAGGTCACCGCCAGCCACAACCCGCCCCGCGACAACGGCTACAAGGTGTACCTCGGCGACGGCTCCCAGATCGTGCCGCCCGCCGACGCCGAGATCGCCGCGGAGATCGCCGCGATCGCGTCCCTCCACGACGTCCCGCGCCCCGAGTCCGGCTGGGAGACCCTGGACGACGGCGTCCTGGACGCCTACCTCGCCCGCACGGACGCGGTCCTCGCCGCGGACTCCCCCCGCACCGCCCGCACCGTCTACACGGCGATGCACGGCGTCGGCAAGGACGTCCTCCTGGCGGCCTTCGCGCGCGCGGGCTTCCCCGCCCCCGCCCTGGTCGCCGAGCAGGCCGAGCCCGACCCGGACTTCCCGACCGTCGCGTTCCCCAACCCGGAGGAGCCCGGCGCGATGGACCTGGCCTTCGCGAAGGCCCGCGAGGAGGACCCGGACCTCGTCATCGCCAACGACCCGGACGCCGACCGCTGCGCGGTGGCCGTGAAGGACGACGGCACGTGGCGCATGCTGCGCGGCGACGAGGTCGGCGCCCTGCTCGCCGCGCACCTGGTCGCCCGCGGAGCGCGGGGCACGTTCGCGGAGTCGATCGTGTCGTCCTCCCTCCTCGGCCGGATCGCCGAGAAGGCGAAGCTGCCGTACGAGGAGACCCTGACCGGCTTCAAGTGGATCGCCCGGGTGGACGGCCTGCGCTACGGCTACGAGGAGGCGCTCGGCTACTGCGTCGACCCGGACGGCGTACGCGACAAGGACGGCATCACCGCGGCCCTGCTGATCACGGAACTGGCCTCGGTGCTGAAGTCCGAGGGCCGCACGCTGACCGACCTCCTGGACGACCTGGCCGTGGAGCACGGCCTGCACGCCACGGACCAGCTCTCGGTCCGCGTCGAGGACCTGTCGGTCATCGCGGACGCGATGCGCCGCCTGCGCGAGCGGCAGCCGACCGAACTGGCGGGCCTGCCCGTGACGAACGCGGAGGACCTCACCAAGGGCACGGACAAGCTTCCGCCCACGGACGGCCTGCGCTACACGCTGGAGGGCGCGCGCGTCATCGTCCGCCCCAGCGGCACGGAGCCCAAGCTCAAGTGCTACCTGGAAGTGGTGGTCCCGGTGAAGGACCACGAGTCGCTGCCGGCAGCACGCGCGAAGGCGACGGCCCTCCTGACAGCGCTCAAGAACGACCTCTCCACCGCAGCGGGCCTCTGA
- a CDS encoding aldehyde dehydrogenase family protein has product MSERLTVLKTYKLYVGGKFPRSESGRVYEVTDSKGNWLANAPLSSRKDARDAVVAARRAVGGWSGATAYNRGQVLYRVAEMLEGRRAQFVHEVADAEGLSKSKAADQVDAAIDRWVWYAGWTDKIAQVVGGGNPVAGPFFNLSSPEPTGVVAVLAPQESSFLGLVSVVAPVIATGNTAVVVASEKAPLPALSLAEVLATSDVPGGVVNILSGRTAEIAAPLAAHQDVNAIDLAGADEVLAKELEIAAADNLKRVLRPQPVDDWSAAPGTDRMTAFLETKTVWHPTGSLGASGSSY; this is encoded by the coding sequence ATGTCTGAGCGCTTGACTGTCCTGAAGACCTACAAGCTGTACGTCGGCGGGAAGTTCCCGCGTTCCGAGAGCGGCCGGGTGTACGAGGTGACGGACTCGAAGGGCAACTGGCTGGCGAACGCACCGCTGTCGTCCCGCAAGGACGCCCGTGACGCGGTGGTCGCCGCCCGCAGGGCCGTCGGCGGCTGGTCCGGCGCGACCGCGTACAACCGCGGCCAGGTCCTCTACCGCGTCGCCGAGATGCTGGAGGGCCGCCGGGCGCAGTTCGTCCACGAGGTCGCCGACGCCGAGGGCCTGTCGAAGTCGAAGGCCGCCGATCAGGTCGACGCGGCGATCGACCGCTGGGTCTGGTACGCGGGCTGGACCGACAAGATCGCCCAGGTGGTCGGCGGCGGCAACCCGGTCGCGGGCCCGTTCTTCAACCTGTCCTCGCCCGAGCCGACGGGTGTGGTGGCCGTCCTGGCGCCGCAGGAGTCGTCGTTCCTGGGCCTGGTCTCGGTCGTGGCCCCGGTGATCGCGACGGGCAACACGGCGGTCGTGGTGGCCTCGGAGAAGGCCCCGCTGCCCGCCCTCTCCCTGGCCGAGGTCCTGGCCACGTCCGACGTGCCGGGCGGAGTGGTGAACATCCTCTCCGGCCGTACGGCGGAGATCGCCGCGCCGCTCGCCGCGCACCAGGACGTCAACGCGATCGACCTCGCGGGCGCCGACGAGGTGCTGGCGAAGGAGCTGGAGATCGCCGCGGCGGACAACCTCAAGCGCGTCCTGCGTCCACAGCCTGTGGACGACTGGTCGGCCGCTCCCGGCACCGACCGGATGACGGCGTTCCTGGAGACCAAGACGGTCTGGCACCCGACGGGTTCGCTGGGCGCGTCCGGCTCCTCGTACTGA
- a CDS encoding aldehyde dehydrogenase family protein — protein sequence MASAFEYAPAPESRSIVDIAPSYGLFIDGEFTDAADGKVFKTVSPSSEEVLSEIAQAGEADVDRAVKAARKAFEKWSALPGSERAKYLFRIARIIQERSRELAVLETLDNGKPIKETRDADLPLVAAHFFYYAGWADKLDHAGYGANPRPLGVAGQVIPWNFPLLMLAWKIAPALATGNTVVLKPAETTPLSALFFADICRQAGLPKGVVNILPGYGDAGAALVAHPDVNKVAFTGSTAVGKQIARTVAGTRKKVTLELGGKGANIVFDDAPIDQAVEGIVNGIFFNQGQVCCAGSRLLVQESIQDELLDSLKRRLSTLRLGDPLDKNTDIGAINSEEQLSRITSLVERGEAEGAERWSPACDLPESGYWFAPTLFTNVTQAHTVARDEIFGPVLSVLTFRTPDEAVAKANNTPYGLSAGIWTEKGSRILAVANKLRAGVVWSNTFNKFDPTSPFGGYKESGFGREGGRHGLEAYLDV from the coding sequence ATGGCTTCCGCATTCGAATACGCCCCGGCCCCCGAGTCCCGCTCGATCGTCGACATCGCGCCGTCGTACGGCCTGTTCATCGACGGCGAGTTCACGGACGCGGCGGACGGCAAGGTCTTCAAGACCGTCTCGCCGTCGTCCGAGGAGGTCCTGTCCGAGATCGCCCAGGCCGGCGAGGCGGACGTGGACCGCGCGGTGAAGGCCGCCCGCAAGGCGTTCGAGAAGTGGTCCGCGCTGCCCGGCTCCGAGCGCGCCAAGTACCTCTTCCGCATCGCCCGCATCATCCAGGAGCGCAGCCGCGAGCTGGCCGTCCTGGAGACGCTGGACAACGGCAAGCCGATCAAGGAGACCCGCGACGCGGACCTCCCCCTGGTCGCCGCGCACTTCTTCTACTACGCGGGCTGGGCGGACAAGCTCGACCACGCCGGCTACGGCGCGAACCCGCGCCCGCTGGGCGTGGCCGGCCAGGTCATCCCGTGGAACTTCCCGCTGCTGATGCTGGCCTGGAAGATCGCCCCGGCGCTCGCGACGGGCAACACGGTCGTCCTGAAGCCCGCCGAGACGACCCCCCTCTCGGCACTGTTCTTCGCGGACATCTGCCGCCAGGCGGGCCTGCCCAAGGGCGTCGTCAACATCCTTCCCGGCTACGGCGACGCGGGCGCGGCGCTGGTCGCGCACCCGGACGTGAACAAGGTCGCCTTCACCGGCTCCACGGCCGTCGGCAAGCAGATCGCGCGCACGGTCGCGGGCACCCGCAAGAAGGTCACCCTGGAACTCGGCGGCAAGGGCGCCAACATCGTCTTCGACGACGCCCCGATCGACCAGGCCGTGGAGGGGATCGTCAACGGGATCTTCTTCAACCAGGGCCAGGTCTGCTGCGCGGGCAGCCGCCTGCTGGTGCAGGAGTCGATCCAGGACGAGCTGCTGGACTCCCTGAAGCGCCGTCTGTCGACGCTCCGTCTCGGCGACCCGCTGGACAAGAACACCGACATCGGGGCGATCAACTCCGAGGAGCAGCTGAGCCGTATCACCTCTCTCGTCGAGCGCGGCGAGGCGGAGGGCGCCGAGCGCTGGTCGCCGGCCTGTGACCTGCCGGAGAGCGGCTACTGGTTCGCGCCGACGCTGTTCACGAACGTCACGCAGGCGCACACCGTCGCCCGGGACGAGATCTTCGGCCCGGTGCTGTCGGTGCTGACCTTCCGCACCCCGGACGAGGCGGTCGCCAAGGCGAACAACACGCCGTACGGCCTGTCGGCCGGCATCTGGACGGAGAAGGGCTCGCGCATCCTCGCGGTCGCGAACAAGCTCCGGGCGGGCGTCGTCTGGTCCAACACGTTCAACAAGTTCGACCCGACCTCGCCGTTCGGCGGTTACAAGGAGTCGGGCTTCGGCCGCGAGGGCGGTCGCCACGGCCTGGAGGCGTACCTCGATGTCTGA
- a CDS encoding purine-nucleoside phosphorylase, with protein sequence MNASLLPDDIQGDPHAAADAAAARLRELTGAETHDVALVMGSGWAPAVDALGAPEAEFPVTELPGFPPPAVEGHGGKIRSYRTGDKRALVFLGRTHYYEGRGVAAVAHGVRTAVAAGCKTIVLTNGCGGLREGMRPGQPVLISDHINLTATSPIVGANFVDLTDLYSPRLRALCKEIDATLEEGVYAQFPGPHYETPAEIRMARVIGADLVGMSTVLEAIAAREAGAEVLGISLVTNLAAGMTGEPLNHEEVLQAGRDSAARMGSLLAQVLGRL encoded by the coding sequence GTGAACGCATCTCTCCTTCCGGACGACATCCAGGGCGACCCGCACGCGGCCGCCGACGCCGCCGCCGCGCGCCTGCGCGAACTCACGGGCGCCGAGACCCACGACGTCGCCCTGGTGATGGGCTCCGGCTGGGCACCGGCCGTGGACGCCCTCGGCGCGCCCGAGGCCGAGTTCCCGGTCACCGAGCTGCCCGGCTTCCCGCCGCCGGCGGTCGAGGGGCACGGCGGCAAGATCCGCTCGTACCGCACGGGCGACAAGCGGGCCCTGGTCTTCCTGGGCCGTACGCACTACTACGAGGGCCGCGGCGTGGCCGCCGTCGCCCACGGCGTGCGCACCGCCGTCGCCGCGGGCTGCAAGACGATCGTGCTCACCAACGGCTGCGGCGGCCTCCGCGAGGGCATGCGCCCCGGCCAGCCGGTCCTCATCAGCGACCACATCAACCTCACGGCCACCTCCCCCATCGTCGGCGCCAACTTCGTCGACCTCACCGACCTCTACAGCCCGCGCCTGCGCGCCCTGTGCAAGGAGATCGACGCCACCCTCGAGGAGGGCGTCTACGCACAGTTCCCCGGCCCGCACTACGAGACGCCGGCCGAGATCCGCATGGCCCGCGTGATCGGCGCGGACCTCGTCGGCATGTCGACGGTCCTCGAGGCGATCGCCGCCCGCGAGGCCGGCGCCGAGGTCCTCGGCATCTCTCTGGTCACGAACCTGGCCGCCGGTATGACGGGCGAACCCCTCAACCACGAGGAGGTCCTCCAGGCGGGCCGCGACTCGGCCGCCCGCATGGGCTCCCTCCTCGCCCAGGTCCTCGGCCGCCTGTAA
- a CDS encoding PH domain-containing protein: MTTPAPSPDPAAKDRVYRSPLGMLGGALVLAIALWLGIDALVIGTGRTPWLALASLILIVPVITAFTLRPAVYANEERLRIRNPLRVVVLPWSQVASLRSGYSNEVVTASGAKFALWAIPVSLRARKKAARQTAAAERGASRGARRGGGGDRELGLDLGTTRRGAVADGPVRAETDKVMDELRELLARWEDRASRSDAPSAGEVGVRWAYEVIAPAVAGAVLLVILLAVG; encoded by the coding sequence ATGACGACCCCTGCTCCTAGCCCCGACCCCGCCGCGAAGGACCGGGTCTACCGCTCGCCCCTGGGCATGCTCGGTGGTGCCCTCGTGCTGGCCATCGCCCTGTGGCTCGGCATCGACGCCCTGGTCATCGGCACGGGGCGTACTCCGTGGCTGGCCCTCGCCTCGCTCATCCTGATCGTGCCGGTCATCACCGCGTTCACGCTGCGCCCGGCCGTGTACGCCAACGAGGAACGCCTGCGGATCCGCAACCCTCTCCGGGTCGTCGTACTGCCCTGGAGCCAGGTCGCGTCCCTGCGCTCGGGCTACTCCAACGAGGTCGTCACGGCGTCCGGAGCCAAGTTCGCGCTCTGGGCCATTCCCGTGTCGCTGCGCGCCCGCAAGAAGGCGGCCCGGCAGACGGCGGCCGCCGAGCGCGGCGCCTCGCGCGGTGCGCGCCGGGGCGGGGGCGGGGACCGGGAGCTCGGGCTGGACCTCGGGACAACCAGGCGGGGCGCCGTCGCCGACGGGCCCGTGCGCGCCGAGACCGACAAGGTCATGGACGAGCTGCGGGAGCTGCTGGCGCGCTGGGAGGACCGGGCCTCGCGCAGTGACGCGCCGAGTGCGGGCGAGGTCGGTGTGCGATGGGCCTACGAGGTCATCGCGCCGGCGGTGGCGGGGGCTGTGCTGTTGGTGATCCTGCTCGCCGTGGGGTGA